From the Fusarium poae strain DAOMC 252244 chromosome Unknown contig_4, whole genome shotgun sequence genome, one window contains:
- a CDS encoding uncharacterized protein (SECRETED:SignalP(1-26)), with the protein MAAHSLIKGLIVGSGLLAAAVQASSGDHRLNARDNGGYRPEPQGHFVCVEQHKIVKVTVGEPGGECTMTTTYPGTSVGYPPGTTLTPTPTSTPPPAFSCDEGGYLVQGTVLYRLNLETGDNPAVNENVGPGGNINAIGYNILDNYLYGFVAVSGGRWQLIQIDAEGGHQLLPLTVDRFYSTGDIDANGQLWIGASGTTAWAQIDLDPDSARYGQLVDSGTMKVPGNFVADWVFLENGGPYLYSIAWSTTARLVRWSIERKEWTEVRDYGNVTPAAPQFGALYAVGDEMWGSDNASGKIIAFPVLDDNAPARDISAGPPSNSNDGARCFAAPAPSNR; encoded by the coding sequence ATGGCAGCTCACTCTTTGATCAAGGGCCTCATCGTCGGGTCAGGTCTCCTCGCGGCCGCCGTGCAGGCTTCCTCGGGAGATCATCGCCTGAATGCTCGAGACAATGGCGGCTACAGGCCTGAGCCCCAGGGACATTTTGTCTGCGTCGAGCAGCACAAGATCGTCAAGGTGACCGTCGGTGAACCCGGGGGCGAGTGCACCATGACGACCACGTACCCCGGGACCTCTGTTGGATATCCCCCGGGGACTACCCTTACCCCGACGCCAACCTCAACGCCGCCGCCGGCCTTCTCATGCGATGAGGGTGGCTACCTCGTCCAGGGGACAGTTCTGTACCGACTCAACTTGGAGACTGGCGACAATCCGGCTGTCAACGAGAACGTCGGGCCTGGCGGTAACATCAATGCCATCGGTTATAATATCCTTGACAATTACCTCTATGGCTTTGTGGCCGTGAGTGGCGGCCGGTGGCAGCTGATCCAGATTGACGCCGAGGGTGGTCACCAACTGCTTCCCCTCACGGTTGACCGTTTCTACAGCACGGGAGATATTGACGCCAACGGTCAGCTGTGGATTGGGGCATCTGGGACTACGGCTTGGGCACAGATCGACCTGGACCCTGATTCGGCGAGGTACGGACAGCTCGTAGATTCGGGTACTATGAAAGTCCCAGGAAACTTCGTTGCTGACTGGGTGTTCCTTGAGAACGGCGGCCCATACCTCTACTCGATTGCCTGGTCGACCACAGCTCGCCTTGTTCGCTGGTCCATCGAGAGAAAGGAGTGGACGGAGGTCCGTGACTACGGCAACGTCACGCCCGCGGCGCCTCAGTTCGGCGCCCTGTACGCTGTTGGCGATGAGATGTGGGGAAGCGACAACGCCTCTGGCAAAATcatcgcgttccctgtcctGGACGATAATGCGCCGGCGAGGGATATCAGCGCAGGGCCGCCATCGAACAGCAACGATGGTGCGCGTTGCTTCGCTGCCCCAGCACCTTCGAACCGCTAA
- a CDS encoding uncharacterized protein (TransMembrane:2 (i127-146o158-182i)) encodes MKAFRYSSVESGMELIDAPIPEPGPEHVQIQVKAAGMCHSDCHLLKGHYDAWIKIPLICGHEVAGIVTKVGSSVKDYHPGDRVACLIICQPVEEHDWNFAVGLGFDGGYAEYVSAPINRLIKIPDNVSFAQAAVAMDALATSYFAVMSKAGANPGVTMGVIGLGGLGMAGLQFAIIAGAKVYGFDLQKHKLEEGLKLGAAGCFGSLEELKDVTLDVIVDFAGVGVTTASAVTAVKPGGTVVVVGLGNETMTLPTQNVVLKSVTVAGTLGSDLSATKGVLRLLEEKRIDPILKEIPFLDIPKGLEEIEKEEVVGRLWADPSK; translated from the coding sequence ATGAAGGCATTCCGATACTCCAGCGTCGAGTCGGGCATGGAACTTATTGACGCTCCAATTCCTGAGCCCGGACCTGAGCATGTCCAGATTCAGGTCAAGGCCGCGGGCATGTGCCACTCAGACTGCCATCTTCTCAAAGGCCACTACGATGCCTGGATAAAGATCCCTCTCATATGCGGGCATGAAGTTGCTGGTATAGTCACCAAAGTCGGCTCATCCGTCAAAGACTATCATCCCGGTGATCGGGTTGCTTGCCTCATTATCTGTCAACCTGTAGAGGAGCACGACTGGAATTTTGCTGTTGGACTTGGATTTGACGGAGGTTACGCCGAGTATGTTTCAGCACCTATCAACCGGCTTATCAAAATCCCCGATAATGTTTCCTTTGCCCAGGCCGCTGTGGCTATGGATGCACTGGCCACATCCTACTTTGCTGTCATGTCCAAGGCAGGAGCAAATCCCGGAGTTACCATGGGAGTCATCGGCCTGGGCGGTCTTGGCATGGCAGGCCTCCAGTTTGCCATCATAGCTGGGGCAAAAGTTTATGGATTTGACTTGCAGAAGCATAAGCTTGAGGAGGGCCTGAAGCTAGGGGCGGCTGGCTGCTTTGGATCCCTCGAAGAGCTAAAGGACGTCACATTAGACGTCATTGTCGATTTTGCGGGTGTCGGTGTCACCACGGCTTCCGCAGTAACGGCTGTAAAGCCAGGTGGGACAGTAGTAGTGGTTGGATTGGGCAACGAGACCATGACCTTGCCAACCCAGAATGTGGTGTTGAAGTCAGTGACTGTGGCAGGAACACTGGGGTCAGACTTGAGTGCAACCAAGGGAGTCTTGCGGTTGTTAGAGGAGAAGCGCATTGATCCAATTCTTAAAGAAATTCCCTTCCTAGACATCCCCAAAGGCCTGGAAGAgatagaaaaagaagaggtAGTGGGAAGATTATGGGCAGACCCAAGTAAATAG
- the TUB2_3 gene encoding Tubulin beta chain (Beta tubulin), which translates to MREIVHLQAGQCGNQIGSAFWQTISGEHGLDSSGMYNGTSELQLARMDVYFNETSSNKYVPRAVLVDLEPGTMDAVRSGPLSQFFRPDNFVFGHSSAGNNWAKGHYTEGAELVDQVLDVVRREAEGCDSLQGFQITQSLGGGTGSGMGTLLISKIREEFPDRMMATFSVVPSPKVSDTVVEPYNATLSVHQLVENSDVTFCIDNEALYDICKGTLKLSNPSYGDLNHLISTVMSGVSTSLRFPGQLNSDLRKMAVNLVPFPRLHFFMVGFAPLTSRDSHSFSAVSIPELTQQLFNPRNMMTGSDFRNGRYLTCSAIFRGKVSAREVEDQMYKIQQKNSAYFVEWIPNNVQTSLCSVPPQGLKMSSTFVGNSTAIQEIFKRVGEQFTAMFRRKAFLHWYTGEGMDEMEFTEAESNMNDLVSEYQQYQDAVIDDDVYSVEEYDEEEAPAKADA; encoded by the exons ATGCGTGAAATT GTGCATCTCCAAGCTGGCCAATGT GGCAACCAAATCGGCTCTGCCTTCTGGCAGACCATTTCGGGCGAGCATGGTTTGGATAGCAGTGGCAT GTATAATGGGACCTCCGAACTACAGCTTGCGCGTATGGACGTCTATTTCAACGAG ACATCCAGCAACAAGTACGTGCCACGTGCCGTGCTCGTTGATTTAGAACCTGGCACAATGGATGCGGTGCGCTCCGGCCCGCTTAGCCAGTTCTTTCGTCCCGACAACTTTGTCTTTGGACACTCGAGCGCCGGAAACAACTGGGCTAAGGGTCACTACACAGAGGGTGCTGAGTTGGTTGATCAAGTACTGGATGTGGTCCGTCGCGAGGCCGAAGGCTGCGACTCCCTCCAAGGCTTCCAAATCACCCAGTCGCTCGGTGGCGGTACCGGCTCCGGCATGGGCACGCTGCTAATTTCCAAGATTCGTGAGG AGTTCCCGGACCGTATGATGGCTACCTTCAGTGTAGTACCGTCTCCCAAGGTGTCTGATACCGTCGTGGAGCCGTATAATGCCACGCTTTCAGTCCACCAGCTGGTTGAAAACTCAGATGTGACTTTCTGTATCGATAATGAGGCTCTGTATGATATCTGCAAGGGTACCCTGAAGCTATCGAATCCTTCCTATGGCGACCTTAATCACCTCATATCAACCGTCATGTCTGGCGTGTCAACTTCACTGCGCTTTCCTGGACAGCTAAACTCTGACCTTCGCAAGATGGCCGTTAATTTG GTTCCCTTCCCCCGCCTACACTTCTTCATGGTTGGCTTTGCGCCCCTCACTAGCCGTGACTCGCACTCGTTCAGTGCTGTATCTATCCCCGAGCTTACCCAGCAGCTATTTAACCCCAGGAACATGATGACGGGCTCTGATTTCCGAAACGGCCGCTACCTGACCTGCTCTGCCATCTTTCGCGGAAAGGTGTCTGCGAGGGAGGTGGAGGACCAGATGTATAAGATTCAGCAGAAGAACTCGGCTTACTTTGTTGAATGGATTCCCAATAACGTGCAGACGAGTCTATGCTCTGTCCCGCCGCAGGggttgaagatgtcgtcCACTTTTGTTGGCAACTCGACCGCCATCCAAGAGATCTTTAAGCGCGTTGGTGAGCAGTTCACCGCTATGTTCCGCCGCAAGGCCTTCTTGCACTGGTATACCGGAGAAGGCATGGACGAGATGGAGTTTACGGAGGCTGAGTCCAATATGAATGACCTGGTATCGGAGTACCAGCAGTATCAGGACGCAGTCATCGACGACGACGTCTATAGCGTGGAGGAGTatgacgaggaggaagccCCCGCCAAGGCCGACGCTTAG
- a CDS encoding uncharacterized protein (SECRETED:SignalP(1-15)) gives MQFTSILLLASTALAAPWAPQSSAHQARADSIDDMLPPIVPINTRSGDRDLISKIITAPTQAERVKLLNEPGDFVFDFRAATGAGESKGKGGRSVSATSLTMPALIGNGASMTVAFLGPCGMNTAHVHNRATELNIIVKGRLVTNFVVENGVKPIANTMDTFQMSVFPQGAIHQEFNPDCEDAVFVAAFDNVDPGVSQVAQNFFSLNGDVVQATLGGVQTIDGKDIESFREHIPANIALGIDVCLNKCGLKRKAKRDLSELKGDPRIFQQRLYDEKRRKKGPVPLREEQNRLFFDGFIRPSIEKIGPHFMHHLPESYDSVRAASHIARESSGSAAVRGAAFEVPYSEENLPRLWSVMQEALDRAERDMAADGLRPGDGGGVRETEDASRLWQFGDAIFLCSYKDTKLWYQSSGSSIAGVLGDFRARCGVVSLEQEPAASIRSGSPAYGDNSTEPAVQGQTQLVDVASELLPTRSGHTSREALLGRTALRVEDEAENDWDDNAGSDWQAPNRRGSEEEQAAGDGWKPPRTPRAATTEYPVHMLRDSISTTSEPRKTSPIFRRGVSYVQSYTVEEGNFNVAAIWAFLHPNIFNLAHSEEAWAAVARTGNIKASRQDTERALSQSIQRMASNLEDPSRGYGWRVELRITTALAAQLRPAEIQYKHIPAFLCNRNHISALSQIGQCPVGLQSYNIISFLIRASPTFAYV, from the exons ATGCAGTTCACATCTATCCTCCTCCTTGCCAGCACAGCTCTCGCAGCTCCTTGGGCACCTCAGTCTTCCGCCCACCAGGCTAGAGCTGATAGCATTGATGACATGCTTCCTCCCATTGTACCAATCAACACACGAAGTGGTGACCGAGATCTCATCTCCAAGATCATCACCGCTCCTACACAAGCCGAACGAGTCAAGCTCTTGAACGAACCTGGCGATTTCGTCTTTGACTTTAGAGCCGCCACTGGAGCTGGAGAGTCCAAGGGAAAGGGTGGTAGATCCGTCTCTGCTACTTCGCTTACCATGCCTGCTCTTATTGGCAATGGTGCTTCTATGACTGTTGCTTTCCTCGGTCCATGTGGAATGAACACCGCCCACGTCCACAACAGAGCAACCgagctcaacatcatcgtcaagggCCGCCTCGTCACCAACTTTGTTGTCGAGAATGGCGTCAAGCCCATCGCCAACACCATGGACACATTCCAGATGTCAGTTTTCCCCCAGGGTGCCATTCACCAAGAGTTCAACCCTGATTGTGAGGATGCTGTCTTTGTCGCTGCTTTCGACAATGTCGACCCTGGTGTCAGTCAAGTCGCACAAAACTTCTTCTCTCTCAATGGAGATGTCGTTCAAGCTACACTGGGCGGTGTCCAGACCATCGATGGCAAGGACATTGAGTCTTTCCGTGAGCACATCCCTGCCAACATTGCTCTTGGTATCGATGTTTGCCTTAACAAGTGTGGTCTCAAGAGGAAAGCTAAGCGAGACTTGAGTGAGCT gaagggggatccccggattttccaacagcGGCTCTACGACGAGAAGCGCCGGAAGAAGGGCCCAGTACCCCTGCGAGAGGAGCAGAATAGGCTGTTCTTCGACGGCTTCATCAGGCCAAGCATCGAGAAGATTGGACCGCACTTTATGCACCACTTGCCTGAAAGCTATGACTCCGTCCGGGCAGCATCGCACATCGCCAGGGAGTCGTCGGGCTCGGCGGCTGTACGCGGGGCGGCCTTTGAGGTGCCATATAGCGAGGAGAACCTTCCCAGGTTGTGGAGCGTCATGCAGGAGGCACTCGATCGTGCGGAGCGCGACATGGCGGCTGACGGGCTCCGACCCGGCGACGGCGGGGGAGTGCGGGAGACAGAAGATGCCAGTAGGCTGTGGCAGTTTGGCGATGCTATCTTCCTCTGCAGCTACAAGGACACCAAGCTGTGGTATCAATCCTCCGGCAGTAGCATAGCGGGGGTGCTGGGAGACTTCCGCGCCCGATGTGGCGTCGTCAGTCTCGAGCAGGAGCCGGCAGCCAGTATTCGCAGTGGCAGCCCTGCTTACGGTGACAACAGTACAGAACCGGCGGTGCAGGGGCAAACCCAGCTTGTAGACGTTGCATCCGAGCTCCTGCCAACGAGAAGTGGGCATACT TCTAGGGAGGCTCTGCTCGGAAGGACAGCCCTGCGGGTGGAGGACGAGGCTGAGAATGACTGGGATGATAATGCCGGTA GCGACTGGCAAGCTCCAAACAGAAGGGGGAGCGAGGAGGAGCAGGCTGCAGGAGACGGTTGGAAGCCTCCCCGGACCCCGCGCGCCGCCACAACGGAGTATCCTGTACACATGCTGCGAGACTCCATCTCCACCACTTCAGAGCCCAGGAAAACCAGTCCTATCTTTAGGCGCGGCGTCTCGTATGTACAATCCTACACCGTAGAGGAGGGGAACTTCAACGTGGCCGCCATCTGGGCCTTCTTACACCccaacatcttcaacctcgCGCACAGCGAAGAGGCCTGGGCGGCAGTGGCCCGAACGGGTAACATCAAGGCTAGCCGCCAGGACACGGAACGGGCACTATCGCAGTCAATCCAGCGCATGGCTAGCAACCTTGAGGACCCGTCACGGGGGTACGGCTGGCGGGTTGAGCTGCGCATCACGACAGCACTCGCGGCTCAGTTGCGGCCGGCAGAGATCCAGTATAAGCATATCCCGGCATTCCTGTGCAATAGAAATCACATCTCTGCTCTCAGCCAAATAGGCCAATGTCCAGTAGGTCTCCAATCGTATAATATCATCTCTTTTCTCATACGCGCCTCTCCGACTTTCGCATATGTCTGA
- a CDS encoding uncharacterized protein (TransMembrane:3 (o91-110i122-144o181-202i)) gives MDLSEPSGYESYSNRLDPHDEVDNAHVEKAARLSSDEQALLKQRRAPPKSKGGALDSIRLALRVLILLERRWLGENSMALYQDAVNVAHAGYGHFAPVVQIVALVTRLSFFRSMRDGAVHNVAVFVSSGLVIAGWIAASVYLIVDKEVLKNNHWDLWSWSCQNNSRQSYIPWASLCTEMTFTYAASLGVMLLEIVTLVLFVASLRGMNILGKYNRASSN, from the exons ATGGACTTGAGCGAGCCCTCCGGATACGAGTCATACTCCAACCGACTTGACCCTCATGATGAAGTCGACAATGCGCATGTCGAAAAGGCAGCTCGTCTGAGTTCAGATGAACAAGCTCTTCTCAAACAGCGACGGGCGCCGCCCAAGTCGAAAGGAGGTGCTCTGGATAGCATCCGCCTCGCTTTGCGAGTTCTCATTCTCCTC GAACGAAGATGGTTGGGTGAGAACTCGATGGCCCTCTATCAAGATGCTGTCAACGTGGCTCATGCTGGCTATGGCCATTTTGCACCCGTCGTTCAAATTGTCGCTCTCGTCACGCGTCTCAGTTTC TTCCGCTCGATGCGCGATGGAGCAGTACACAACGTCGCTGTCTTTGTTAGCTCCGGACTTGTCATCGCTGGTTGGATCGCAGCATCGGTTTACCTTATCGTTGATAAAGAAGTCCTCAAGAACAATCACTGGGATCTTTGGTCTTGGTCATGCCAGAACAATTCGCGACAAAGCTACATACCTTGGGCAAGCTTATGTACAGAAATG ACCTTTACCTATGCTGCAAGTTTGGGTGTCATGTTATTGGAAATTGTCACCTTGGTGCTCTTTGTTGCCTCGTTGAGAGGTATGAACATTCTTGGCAAGTACAACAGGGCTAGTTCCAACTAG